GAAGGCCAAGACGCAAGGCCGAGGAAACGCGGGAAGACATTCTCTCCATGGCGGAGATGCTGTTTCGCGAGCGCGGCTTCGTTGCGGTGTCGATCGCCGATATCGCCGGCGCGCTCCACATGTCGCCCGCCAATGTCTTCAAGCATTTCCGTTCCAAGGTCGCGCTGGTCGATGCGATCGCCGGACGCCATCTCGACGATGCCGCCGAGCGCTTCGCCGCCTTCGATGAGAAGCTGCCGCCGAGGGAACAACTGCTCCGCTTCATCCTGCGCCTGCTGGAAAGCCACCTGCAGGACATCCAGAAGAACCCTTACATCTTCGAAATGGTGCTTTCGACGATTGAAGCCAAACTCGAGGCCGGCAATCGCTATCGCGCCCGCATCGAAGCGAAGCTCGGCGAAATCATCCGCGAAGGCATGGCGGAGGGACGTTATCATTGCCGCGATCCAAAGAGCGCGGCACATACGGTCGCAGATGTCCTGGCCTGCGTGCTGCACCCTGTCATGATCGCCCGCGACGACAAGGAGACGCTCGTGCATCGCGCCGAAAAAATCGTGTGTTTCGTCGATGCCGCACTGCAAAATAGCGCTTGCTAAGTGATGATTGCTGAATTACGTCACTTCGTAAAGCTTTTCTTAAATTCGGATAACGGCATTTGAAGCCAAACCAATCCTGACGCTTATATAAGCCTGCGCTCGGCCCAGCCGAGCCCGTGGGCCGAGCGCGTGGATTGAACGGCGATTGCCACCGCACAGGAATTCAGCATGATACGGCGTGCCCTCCTCATCTCCTCGGCTCTGGCATTCGCAGCCCTTCTCGCCGCCTGCAGCGACAATGGCTCCAAGCCCGCCGGCAATGCGGGCGCAGGCGCGGCACAACAGGCGTCCCCCGTCGGCGTGATCACGCTGACCAAGGGCACGTTCCCGATCACCACGATCCTGCCCGGCCGTGCCGAGACATTTCAGACAGCCGATATCCGGCCGCAGGTGAGCGGCCTCATCCGTGAGATCGCCTTCAAGGAAGGCGGCGAAATCAAGAAGGGCGACCTTCTCTACCAGATCGAGGATGCACCCTATATCGCTGCCGTCGAGCAGGCCAAGGCGGCAATCTCCAAGGCGCAAGCCAGCGTGCCGAGCGCTGAAAGCAATCTCGACCGCTACCAGCGCCTCGTCGGCAGTGGCGCCACCCAGATCGAATTCGAAACTGCCAAGACGACGCTGCTCCAGGCCAAGGCGGAAGTCGAGTCGGCAAAGGCCTCGCTTTCCGCTGCACAGATCGACCTCGACCACACCAGGATCGTCGCCCCTTTCGATGGCATCATCGACCAGACGGCCGTTAATGTCGGCAACGTCGTCTCTGCCAACCAGACGACGGCGCTGACGACGATCCGCCAGCTCGATCCGATCTACATCTCGCTGACGGAATCGAGCACCAACCTCTTGAAGCTGCGCGATGCGATGGCCGCTGGCGACATCAAGGGCGAAGCCAATGTCGTCTTCCATCTGATCCTCGAAAACGGCAAGGAATACAACCAGCAGGGCAAGCTCGACATGTCGAAGCAGGTGGTCAGCGAGACCACCGGCACATTCATCATCCGCGTGCTCTTTCCCAATCCCGACCGTATCGTGCTGCCGGGCATGTATGTCCGCGCAACCGTCGAGCTCGGCGCCGAGGCCGGTTATTCGCTCCCGCAGCTGGCGACGAGCCGTGACGCCAACGGCCGGCTGACGGCACAATTCGTTTCCGCCGACGGCAAGGTCGAAACCCGCGCCTTTGAGAACAGCTCGCCCTCCAACAATTCCTGGCTCGTGACCGACGGCATCAAGGACGGCGATCAGCTGATCGTCAGCGGCCTGCAGTCGATCACCGCAGGTATGCCGGTGAAGCCGGTCCCGATGAAGATCAACGACAACGGCGTGGTCGTGCCTGCCGAGCAGCCCGCGGCCGGTGACGCGCAGAAGCCTGCAGCGAAGTAATCGCTGAGCCCCGCTCGTCACCGTCTCAGCCGCACAGGAACAACCGATGGCCAAGTTTTTCATCCGACGTCCGATTTTCGCCTGGGTCATTGCGATCACCATCATGCTCGCCGGCCTGCTGGCGATCTTCACGCTGTCGATCTCGCAATATCCCGACATCGCCCCGACGACGGTTCGCATCAACGCCACATATCGCGGTGCCAGCGCCGAGACTGTCGAGAAATCGGTGACGACGATCATCGAGGATGGCATGACCGGCCTCGACGATCTCACTTATATGACCTCGACCTCATCGACGGGTTCGGCCAGCATACAGCTCACCTTCGGAACGAGCGCCGACCCCGATATCGCCCAGGTGCAGGTGCAGAACAAGCTGCAGCTGGTTCAGTCGCAGCTTCCAAGCGACGTCATCGATGCCGGCATCAGCGTCACCCGCTCGACCTCGAGCATCCTTCTCGTCGGCTCGCTTGTTTCGACCGACGGCAAACGCAACTCCGTCGACCTTGGCAATATCATGTCGACCTCGATCGAGGATCAGATCCAGCGCCTGGAAGGCGTCGGCAGCATCAATGTCTTCGGTTCGGGATACGCCATGCGCGTCTGGCTCGATCCGTTCAAGCTGCTGAAATACCAGTTGACGCCGAGCGACGTGACGTCAGCCATCCAGGCGCAGAACACCCAGGTCTCCGTCGGTTCGCTCGGCGCCCAGCCGACTATCCCCGGCCAGCAGATCAACGTCACCATCACCGCCCAAAGCCAGCTGACTACCGTTGCCGATTTCGAGCACATCATCCTGAAGGTCGAAAAGGACGGCGCGACGGTGCGCTTGAGCGACGTCTCGCGCATCGAGATCGGCCAGGAAAGCTACGGCGGCAGTTCGCGGTACAACGGCCAGCCGTCGACCGGTTTTGCCGTCAACCTTGCGATCGGCGCCAACGCCATCGATACCGCCGCCCGCGTGCGCTCCGCCCTCGAGGTCATCGGCCGCGGCCTGCCGGCAGGCGTGGAGATCACCTATCCCTACGACACCACGCCCTTCGTAGAACTGTCGATCGAGAAGGTCGTGCATACGCTGATCGAGGCGATCGTACTCGTCTTCGTGGTGCTGCTCGTCTTCCTGCAGAACCTGCGGGCGACGCTGATCCCGACGATTGCCGTTCCCGTGGTGCTGCTCGGCACATTCGGGGTGCTGGCGGTCACTGGCTACTCGATCAATACCTTGACGATGTTCGCCATGGTGCTGGCAATCGGCCTTCTCGTCGACGACGCCATCGTCGTCGTCGAAAACGTCGAACGCATCATGTCCGAAGAAAAGCTTTCGCCGCTCGAAGCGACGGAAAAATCGATGGGCGAGATCACCGGCGCCATCGTCGGCATCGCGCTCGTCCTCACCGCCGTCTTCATTCCGATGGCCTTCTTCGGCGGTTCGACCGGCATCATCTATCGCCAGTTCTCGATCACCATCGTCTCGGCCATGCTGCTGTCGGCGCTGGTCGCCCTCGTGCTGACGCCCGCACTTTGCGCCACGATGCTGAAGCCGGTCGGCGAACACAGGAAGCACCGCGTCGGCGACTGGTTCAACCGCAACTTCACGCGCTCGACCAACGGCTATATCAGCGCCATCGGCTATCTGCTGAAACGGCCGATCCGCGTCATGCTCGTCTTCCTTCTGGTCGGCGCCGGTTGCGCCTATCTCTTCACCCGCCTGCCGAGCTCCTTCCTGCCGCAGGAAGACCAGGGCGTGCTGCTGACCATCGTCACCACGCCGCCGGGCTCGACCACGCAGCAGACCCAGGCAGTCGTCGAAAAGGTCGAGAAATATTATCGTGAAAACGAGAAGGACGCCGTCGATTCCGTATTCGGCGCGCTCGGCTTCGGCTTTAGCGGTTCCGGCCAGAACAGTGCCATCGTCTTCACCAAGCTCAAGGATTTCGCACAGCGCACCGATCCGACGCTGAGCGCTCAATCGGTCGTCAACCGTGCGCTGCGCAGCTTCTTTGCGATCCGCGAGGCGCAGGTCTTCGCGCTGCTGCCGCCGGCGATCCAGGGTCTCGGCGTGTCGAGCGGCTTCTCCATGTATCTCGTCGACACAGGCGGCCACGGCAACGACGCCCTGACGGCCGCCTCCAAGCGGCTGATCCAGATGGGCAATAGCTCGGGCAAGATCGTGGCGCTGCGCAGCAGCAACAAGGAAGTCGAGCCGCAGATGCGCATCGTGCTCGATCAGGAGAAGATCGGCGCCATGGGCGTCGACATCGCCTCGGTCAATTCGATGCTGTCGATCATCTTCACCGGCCGCGACGTCAACGACTTCACGCTCAACGGTGAGATCAAGCCGGTCTACGTCGAGGGGGATGCGCCCTTCCGCATGCAACCGAGCGACCTCAACCACTGGTACGCCCGCAACAATGACGGCGAAATGGTGCCCTTCTCCGCCTTCACCCGCACGGAGTGGGTGAAGGGTGCGCCCTCGCTTGCCCGCTTCAACGCCGTCAGCGCCATTCCGCTTGACGGCGCATCTGCTCCCGGGGTTTCCTCCGGCGATGCGATGAACGAAATGGAGGCACTGACCAATGAGCTCGGCGGCGGTTATACGGTCGCCTGGCAGGGCATCTCCTATCAGGAGCGGCTATCCGGTTCGCAGGCGCCGATGCTCTACGCGATCTCAGTGCTGGTCGTCTTCCTCTGCCTGGCAGCGCTTTACGAAAGCTGGTCGATCCCGTTCTCGGTGATCATGGCGGTACCTGTCGGCATCCTCGGGGCGCTGACGGCGGCAACCCTGTTCGGCCAGGCGAACGACGTCTATTTCAAGGTCGGCTTGCTCACAACCATCGGGCTGGCGGCGAAGAACGCCATCCTGATTGTCGAATTCGCCAAGGACCGCATGGAAAGCGGCATGGGGCTCTACGAGGCGACATTGGAAGCGGCGCGATTGCGCCTGCGGCCTATCATCATGACCTCGCTTGCCTTCATTCTCGGCGTCGTGCCGCTGGCGATCGCGACAGGCGCGGGCTCGGCGGCACAGAATGCCATCGGCATCGGCGTTCTCGGCGGCATGCTGGCGGCGACAATGCTCGGAATTTTCTTCGTGCCGTCGTTTTTCGTCGTCATTCGACGCATCTTTGCCACACGCGGCAAAAATGCGGCAGGACTGTGATATAAATGCACTGTGATAATGCAGTTGCCGTTGCTACATTGCGCCCGAATGCTTCGGAATGGTGTTTT
This Rhizobium brockwellii DNA region includes the following protein-coding sequences:
- a CDS encoding efflux RND transporter periplasmic adaptor subunit produces the protein MIRRALLISSALAFAALLAACSDNGSKPAGNAGAGAAQQASPVGVITLTKGTFPITTILPGRAETFQTADIRPQVSGLIREIAFKEGGEIKKGDLLYQIEDAPYIAAVEQAKAAISKAQASVPSAESNLDRYQRLVGSGATQIEFETAKTTLLQAKAEVESAKASLSAAQIDLDHTRIVAPFDGIIDQTAVNVGNVVSANQTTALTTIRQLDPIYISLTESSTNLLKLRDAMAAGDIKGEANVVFHLILENGKEYNQQGKLDMSKQVVSETTGTFIIRVLFPNPDRIVLPGMYVRATVELGAEAGYSLPQLATSRDANGRLTAQFVSADGKVETRAFENSSPSNNSWLVTDGIKDGDQLIVSGLQSITAGMPVKPVPMKINDNGVVVPAEQPAAGDAQKPAAK
- a CDS encoding efflux RND transporter permease subunit; its protein translation is MAKFFIRRPIFAWVIAITIMLAGLLAIFTLSISQYPDIAPTTVRINATYRGASAETVEKSVTTIIEDGMTGLDDLTYMTSTSSTGSASIQLTFGTSADPDIAQVQVQNKLQLVQSQLPSDVIDAGISVTRSTSSILLVGSLVSTDGKRNSVDLGNIMSTSIEDQIQRLEGVGSINVFGSGYAMRVWLDPFKLLKYQLTPSDVTSAIQAQNTQVSVGSLGAQPTIPGQQINVTITAQSQLTTVADFEHIILKVEKDGATVRLSDVSRIEIGQESYGGSSRYNGQPSTGFAVNLAIGANAIDTAARVRSALEVIGRGLPAGVEITYPYDTTPFVELSIEKVVHTLIEAIVLVFVVLLVFLQNLRATLIPTIAVPVVLLGTFGVLAVTGYSINTLTMFAMVLAIGLLVDDAIVVVENVERIMSEEKLSPLEATEKSMGEITGAIVGIALVLTAVFIPMAFFGGSTGIIYRQFSITIVSAMLLSALVALVLTPALCATMLKPVGEHRKHRVGDWFNRNFTRSTNGYISAIGYLLKRPIRVMLVFLLVGAGCAYLFTRLPSSFLPQEDQGVLLTIVTTPPGSTTQQTQAVVEKVEKYYRENEKDAVDSVFGALGFGFSGSGQNSAIVFTKLKDFAQRTDPTLSAQSVVNRALRSFFAIREAQVFALLPPAIQGLGVSSGFSMYLVDTGGHGNDALTAASKRLIQMGNSSGKIVALRSSNKEVEPQMRIVLDQEKIGAMGVDIASVNSMLSIIFTGRDVNDFTLNGEIKPVYVEGDAPFRMQPSDLNHWYARNNDGEMVPFSAFTRTEWVKGAPSLARFNAVSAIPLDGASAPGVSSGDAMNEMEALTNELGGGYTVAWQGISYQERLSGSQAPMLYAISVLVVFLCLAALYESWSIPFSVIMAVPVGILGALTAATLFGQANDVYFKVGLLTTIGLAAKNAILIVEFAKDRMESGMGLYEATLEAARLRLRPIIMTSLAFILGVVPLAIATGAGSAAQNAIGIGVLGGMLAATMLGIFFVPSFFVVIRRIFATRGKNAAGL
- a CDS encoding TetR family transcriptional regulator, whose protein sequence is MVRRPRRKAEETREDILSMAEMLFRERGFVAVSIADIAGALHMSPANVFKHFRSKVALVDAIAGRHLDDAAERFAAFDEKLPPREQLLRFILRLLESHLQDIQKNPYIFEMVLSTIEAKLEAGNRYRARIEAKLGEIIREGMAEGRYHCRDPKSAAHTVADVLACVLHPVMIARDDKETLVHRAEKIVCFVDAALQNSAC